In Euphorbia lathyris chromosome 9, ddEupLath1.1, whole genome shotgun sequence, the following are encoded in one genomic region:
- the LOC136205877 gene encoding protein FATTY ACID EXPORT 3, chloroplastic, which translates to MSVAAEFLAIKTPNHFMMLKGLSSHSSLPMPHSSFLNFDSLLRPRCYRASIHPPCAFTPKGLAAGIDFPSLGRRKLWTRFAASHEESHSEIEVEKQKNNAADESQEAWKQTLESFKEQALKMQSVSQEAYEVYSKKAVIILKEAQEQLIVQADKTRNDLTLLAEDLTQEGREYLSTAAEKSPEPVKEIVETFASSTDDLNEISQVRDFYLGIPYGLLLSVGGFLSFMLTGSISAIRFGVILGGALLALSISSLKSFKRKEPNSRALKGQAAIAAIIFVREIGLLFQRASLFTFPTTIISGAMAGFYLYRIALDGKQSKGGSDMGQGAES; encoded by the exons ATGAGTGTTGCAGCAGAATTCTTGGCTATCAAAACCCCTAATCATTTCATGATGTTAAAGGGACTTTCTTCTCATTCTTCACTGCCCATGCCGCATTCTTCCTTTTTAAACTTCGATTCTTTACTTAGGCCTAGGTGTTACAGAGCTTCGATTCACCCCCCTTGCGCCTTTACGCCTAAAGGGCTTGCCGCTGGGATTGATTTTCCTTCTTTGGGGAGAAGAAAATTGTGGACCCGCTTCGCTGCGTCCCATGAAGAATCG CATTCAGAAATTGAAGTGGAGAAGCAAAAGAATAATGCCGCTGATGAATCACAAGAGGCTTGGAAACAGACTCTGGAGTCTTTCAAAGAGCAAGCCTTGAAGATGCAAAGTGTGTCTCAAGAAGCGTACGAGGTATACTCTAAGAAAGCAGTTATCATTTTGAAAGAAGCTCAAGAGCAGTTAATAGTTCAAGCAGACAAGACAAGAAATGACTTAACCTTGCTAGCAGAGGATCTTACCCAAGAGGGTAGAGAATACCTCTCAACAGCTGCTGAGAAATCCCCTGAACCGGTGAAGGAGATTGTGGAAACGTTTGCTTCCTCCACAGATGATCTGAATGAGATTTCTCAAGTTCGTGACTTCTACCTTGGAATACCTTATG GGTTATTGCTTTCCGTTGGCGGCTTCCTTTCCTTCATGTTGACAGGCAGCATTTCTGCGATTAGGTTTGGTGTCATTCTTGGTGGTGCTCTCTTGGCTTTAAGCATTTCAAGTTTAAAATCATTCAAGAGAAAGGAACCAAATTCTAGAGCCTTGAAAGGACAGGCAG CAATAGCAGCCATTATATTTGTTAGGGAGATAGGATTGCTATTTCAG AGAGCGTCACTTTTTACCTTCCCTACAACCATCATCAG TGGTGCAATGGCGGGATTCTATCTATACAGAATCGCTTTGGATGGGAAGCAGAGCAAAGGAGGATCAGACATGGGACAGGGGGCTGAAAGTTGA